One window of Mauremys mutica isolate MM-2020 ecotype Southern chromosome 20, ASM2049712v1, whole genome shotgun sequence genomic DNA carries:
- the MYO1A gene encoding unconventional myosin-Ia, with protein MEANPSLLDTVGVGDLVLLDPLSEESLLQNLKERFRHQEIYTYIGNVVISVNPYQPLPIYSPQTVEDYRNSNFFAVKPHIYAIADDAYRSLRDRDKDQCILITGESGAGKTEASKQVMAYVAAVCGKGEEVNQVKEQLLQSNPVLEAFGNAKTIRNDNSSRFGKYMDVEFDFKGQPLGGVISNYLLEKSRVVRHVKGERNFHIFYQLLAGGSDQLLRGLTLGRDCRRYGYLGREDPSLPGVDDAANFRAVQEAMTVIGFSPAEVQALLDVAAVVLKLGNVELGSQFQASGMESCSIQDTRAVREICELIGLPESVLEKALCSRTVEAKREKVVTGLSVAQGCYGRDALAKNIYSRLFDWLVNRINASIKVDTSERRKVMGVLDIYGFEIFQTNSFEQFVINYCNEKLQQVFILMTLKEEQEEYVREGIQWTPVDFFDNSIICSLIEDGKAGILAMLDEECLRPGVVTEETFLAKLNQVCASHKHYESRATQNARHVTDASLAGPCFRVHHYAGKVTYNVTGFVEKNNDLLFRDLSQAMWKARHELLRSLFPEGDPQKASLRRPPTAGSQFKASIATLMKNLYSKNPNYIRCIKPNDNKEPGVFTDGLVQMQVRYLGLLENVRVRRAGYAYRQGYEPCLERYKMLCKQTWPKWKGGARDGVQALLTELRIPPAELAYGRSKIFIRTPRTLFDLEDRRRLRLADLASLIQATYRGWRCRTHYQQMRKSQIVISAWFRGQAQRKRFEQMKRSALLIQTWVRGWKSRRLLRELKHQQRCSQAAATISAYWKGYQTRKEYKKYFRSGASATLANFIYRRLLQKFFLGLRSSLPPLVVTDRSWPPAPYKFLANTNEELKKIFYPWKCKKYRDRLTPQRKALLQDKLCASQLFKGKKTLYAKSLQQSFQGEYLGLQKNPRYRALQTAAEGKLVLADTVRKVNRANGKAVPRLFLLTKNHIILADPKAAQPKTVVSLSDIQSVSVTRFSDGFFVLHLNETSTVGAKGDFLLVSDHLIELVTKLHQTLLETTAKTLNLQVADEFSTQFGKASVAIRIVETAEKNGAVPVCKKRGSHKMEVLVH; from the exons ATGGAAGCCAATCCCTCCCTGCTGGACACCGTCGGGGTGGGGGACCTGGTCCTGCTGGACCCCCTGTCGGAGGAGTCGCTGCTGCAGAACCTCAAGGAGCGGTTCCGGCACCAGGAGATTTAC ACGTACATCGGGAACGTGGTGATCTCCGTGAACCCGTACCAGCCCCTGCCCATCTACTCCCCGCAGACGGTGGAGGATTATCGCAACTCCAACTTCTTCGCCGTCAAGCCGCACAT CTACGCGATCGCTGACGATGCCTATCGCTCCCTGCGGGACCGTGACAAGGACCAGTGCATCCTGATCACAGGCGAAAGCGGCGCGGGCAAGACGG AGGCCAGCAAGCAGGTGATGGCCTACGTGGCCGCCGTGTGCGGCAAGGGTGAGGAGGTGAACCAGGTGAAGgagcagctgctgcagtccaACCCGGTGCTGGAAG CCTTCGGTAACGCCAAGACCATCCGCAATGACAACTCCTCCAGATTC GGCAAGTACATGGACGTGGAGTTTGACTTCAAGGGCCAGCCCCTGGGCGGCGTCATCAGCAACT ACCTGCTGGAGAAATCCCGCGTCGTGAGACACGTCAAAGGGGAGAGGAATTTCCATATCTTCTACCAGCTCCTGGCCGGGGGATCAGACCAGCTCCTGA GGGGGCTGACGCTGGGGCGGGACTGCAGACGCTACGGATACCTCGGCCGCGAGGACCCCAGCCTGCCGGGCGTGGACGACGCGGCCAACTTCCGAGCTGTTCAG GAGGCCATGACGGTCATCGGCTTCTCGCCGGCCGAGGTGCAGGCGCTGCTGGACGTGGCTGCCGTGGTGCTCAAGCTGGGGAACGTGGAGCTGGGCAGCCAGTTCCAGGCCAGCGGGATGGAGTCCTGCAGCATCCAGGACACACGAG CCGTGCGGGAGATCTGCGAGCTGATCGGCCTGCCGGAGAGCGTCCTGGAGAAAGCCCTGTGCTCCCGCACCGTGGAGGCCAAGAGGGAGAAGGTGGTGACGGGTCTGAGCGTGGCACAG GGCTGCTACGGGCGGGACGCCCTGGCCAAGAACATCTACAGCCGCCTCTTCGACTGGCTGGTGAACCGCATCAACGCCAGCATCAAG GTGGACACGAGCGAGCGGAGGAAGGTGATGGGAGTTCTGGACATTTACGGCTTCGAGATTTTCCAG ACCAACAGCTTCGAACAGTTCGTCATCAACTACTGCAACGAGAAGCTGCAGCAGGTCTTCATCCTGATGACGCtgaaggaggagcaggaggaataCGTGCGGGAG GGCATCCAGTGGACACCGGTGGACTTTTTTGACAACAGCATCATCTGCAGCCTGATTGAGGAC GGCAAGGCCGGGATCCTGGCCATGCTGGACGAGGAATGCCTGCGCCCCGGGGTGGTGACCGAGGAGACCTTCCTGGCCAAGCTGAACCAGGTGTGCGCCAGCCACAAGCACTACGAGAGCAGAGCCACGCAGAACGCCCGGCACGTCACGGACGCCAGCCTGGCCGGCCCCTGCTTCCGCGTCCACCACTACGCCGGCAAG GTGACCTACAACGTGACGGGGTTCGTGGAGAAGAACAACGACCTGCTGTTCCGCGACCTCTCGCAGGCCATGTGGAAAGCTCGGCACGAACTGCTGCGCTCCCTCTTCCCTGAGGGGGACCCCCAGAAAGCCTCCCTACGGCGCCCCCCCACCGCGGGCTCCCAGTTCAAGGCCTCCATTGCCACGCTCATGAAGAATCTGTACTCCAAGAACCCCAACTACATCAG GTGCATCAAACCCAATGACAACAAAGAGCCCGGTGTGTTCACGGACGGGCTGGTGCAGATGCAGGTCCGGTACCTGGGGCTCCTGGAGAACGTGCGGGTGCGGCGGGCCGGCTACGCCTACCGGCAGGGCTACGAGCCGTGCCTGGAGCGCTACAAGATGCTCTGCAAGCAGACCTGGCCCAAGTGGAAGGGGGGTGCCAG GGACGGTGTCCAGGCCCTGCTGACCGAGCTGCGCATCCCCCCGGCGGAGCTGGCGTACGGGCGCAGCAAGATCTTCATCCGCACCCCCCGCACC ctcttcgACCTGGAGGACCGGCGCCGGCTGCGCCTGGCTGATCTGGCGTCGCTGATCCAGGCCACCTACCGCGGCTGGAGGTGCCGCACTCACTACCAGCAGATGCGCAAGAGCCAGATCGTCATCTCGGCCTGGTTCCGGGGACAGGCG CAAAGGAAGCGGTTCGAGCAGATGAAGAGGTCGGCGCTGCTGATCCAGACCTGGGTCCGGGGATGGAAg TCTCGCAGGCTCCTGCGGGAGCTGAAGCACCAGCAACGCTGCAGCCAGGCCGCGGCCACCATTTCTGCCTACTGGAAAGGGTACCAG ACGCGGAAGGAATATAAGAAATATTTCCGCTCCGGGGCGTCTGCCACCCTGGCCAATTTCATCTACAGGAGACTG CTGCAGAAGTTTTTCCTGGGGCTGCGGAGCAGCCTCCCGCCCCTGGTGGTGACGGATCGCAGCTGGCCCCCCGCCCCCTACAAGTTCCTGGCCAACACCAACGAGGAactgaagaaaatattctacCCCTGGAAG TGTAAGAAGTACCGGGACCGGCTGACTCCGCAGAGGAAAGCTCTCCTGCAGGACAAGCTGTGTGCCAGCCAGCTCTTCAAAGGCAAGAAGACCCTGTATGCCAAGAG CCTCCAGCAGTCGTTCCAGGGCGAGTACCTGGGTCTCCagaagaaccccaggtaccgggCGCTCCAAACCGCGGCCGAGGGGAAGCTGGTCCTGGCCGACACCGTGCGAAAAGTCAACCGGGCCAATGGCAAG GCGGTTCCCCGGCTCTTCCTGCTCACCAAGAATCACATCATCCTGGCCGACCCCAAGGCCGCCCAGCCCAAAACCGTGGTCAGCCTGAGCGACATCCAGAGCGTCTCGGTCACCCGCTTCTCCGACGGCTTCTTCGTCCTGCACCTCAATGAG ACCTCCACAGTGGGAGCCAAGGGCGACTTCCTCCTCGTCAGCGACCACCTGATCGAGCTCGTCACcaagctccaccagacgctgcTGGAGACCACGGCCAAGACACTCAACCTCCAAGTGGCTGATGA GTTCTCCACACAGTTCGGCAAGGCCAGCGTCGCCATCCGGATCGTGGAGACGGCCGAGAAGAACGGGGCGGTGCCCGTCTGCAAAAAGAGAGGCAGCCACAAGATGGAGGTCCTGGTCCACTGA